Proteins encoded in a region of the Chryseobacterium piperi genome:
- the rpsQ gene encoding 30S ribosomal protein S17 — MMERNLRKERIGIVSSNKMEKTIVVSETTRVKHPMYGKFVLKTKKYTAHDENNECTEGDTVLIQETRPLSKSKRWRLVRIIEKAK, encoded by the coding sequence ATTATGGAAAGAAACTTAAGAAAAGAAAGAATCGGAATAGTTTCCAGCAATAAAATGGAAAAGACCATTGTTGTAAGTGAGACTACTAGAGTGAAACACCCGATGTACGGTAAATTCGTATTAAAAACGAAAAAATATACTGCACACGACGAGAACAACGAATGCACAGAAGGAGATACAGTTCTTATCCAAGAAACTAGACCTTTAAGCAAGAGTAAAAGATGGAGATTAGTAAGAATCATTGAAAAAGCTAAGTAA
- the rpsS gene encoding 30S ribosomal protein S19: MARSLKKGPFIAYTLDKKVQANIESGKKTVIKTWSRASMISPDFVGQTIAVHNGKSFIPVYVTENMVGHKLGEFSPTRSFRGHGGNKNKGSR; this comes from the coding sequence ATGGCAAGATCACTTAAAAAAGGACCGTTCATCGCATATACTTTAGATAAGAAGGTTCAGGCAAACATAGAGTCTGGTAAGAAGACAGTTATTAAAACTTGGTCTAGAGCATCGATGATCTCTCCGGACTTTGTAGGACAAACTATTGCAGTACACAACGGGAAATCTTTTATCCCTGTATATGTTACTGAAAACATGGTTGGTCACAAGTTAGGCGAATTTTCTCCAACAAGATCTTTTAGAGGTCATGGTGGTAACAAAAACAAAGGAAGCAGATAA
- the rplX gene encoding 50S ribosomal protein L24, which produces MSKLKIKRGDNVIITTGKKDIKGKTGEVIEVIKKEGKDPRVIVAGLNIVKKHVKPSASNPQGGITEKEASIHISNIALVGKDGKAAKVGYKTEGDKKVRIDKKTGETL; this is translated from the coding sequence ATGTCAAAGTTAAAAATAAAAAGAGGAGATAACGTAATCATTACTACTGGTAAGAAAGATATCAAAGGTAAAACTGGTGAAGTTATTGAAGTGATCAAAAAAGAAGGAAAAGACCCTAGAGTAATCGTTGCAGGACTTAACATCGTTAAAAAACACGTTAAGCCTTCAGCTTCAAATCCTCAAGGAGGAATTACTGAAAAGGAAGCTTCTATTCATATCTCAAACATAGCTTTAGTTGGTAAAGACGGTAAAGCTGCAAAAGTAGGTTACAAAACTGAAGGAGATAAGAAAGTAAGAATCGACAAAAAAACGGGTGAAACTTTATAA
- the rpmD gene encoding 50S ribosomal protein L30, which translates to MATIKVKQVRSAIGRTKTQKRTLEALGFKKLHQVVEHEATPSILGMIAAVSHLLEVQK; encoded by the coding sequence ATGGCAACAATTAAAGTAAAGCAAGTAAGAAGCGCTATTGGTAGAACAAAAACCCAAAAGAGAACGCTTGAAGCATTAGGATTTAAGAAACTTCACCAAGTTGTAGAACATGAAGCTACACCTTCTATTTTAGGGATGATAGCTGCAGTTAGTCATTTACTTGAAGTTCAAAAATAA
- the rpsM gene encoding 30S ribosomal protein S13: MARIAGIDLPKNKRGVIGLTYIYGVGRNTSSEILKNAGISEDKKVNEWNDDELAAIRTYISENVKVEGELRSEVQLNIKRLMDIGCQRGIRHRLGLPLRGQRTKNNSRTRKGKRKTVANKKKASK; encoded by the coding sequence ATGGCGAGAATTGCAGGTATTGATTTACCAAAAAACAAAAGAGGCGTTATCGGTTTAACTTATATTTATGGAGTAGGAAGAAATACTTCTTCTGAAATCCTGAAAAATGCCGGTATCAGCGAAGACAAGAAAGTCAACGAATGGAATGACGATGAATTGGCTGCAATTAGAACTTATATCTCTGAAAACGTTAAAGTAGAAGGAGAATTACGTTCTGAAGTGCAATTGAACATCAAGAGATTGATGGACATAGGATGCCAACGAGGAATACGTCACAGACTAGGACTACCTTTAAGAGGCCAGAGAACGAAAAACAACTCTAGAACCCGTAAAGGAAAGAGAAAAACTGTTGCTAACAAGAAAAAGGCAAGTAAATAA
- the rpsD gene encoding 30S ribosomal protein S4, with the protein MARYIGPKTKIARKFGAAIYGDDKNFEKRKNQPPGQHGPNKRRGAKKSEYAVQLAEKQKAKYTYGILERQFANLFEKAHRSKGVTGEVLLQLCESRLDNVVYRLGFAKTRAGARQLTSHRHITVNGEILNIPSYLVKAGDVIAVREKSKSLEVVTDALASKANYEWLQFNDEKKEGTFVSAPERIQIPEEIKEQLIVELYSK; encoded by the coding sequence ATGGCAAGATATATTGGACCTAAAACTAAGATTGCTAGAAAGTTTGGTGCTGCAATCTACGGAGATGATAAAAACTTCGAGAAAAGAAAAAACCAACCGCCAGGACAACATGGTCCTAACAAGAGAAGAGGTGCTAAAAAATCAGAATATGCAGTTCAGTTAGCTGAAAAACAAAAAGCTAAATATACTTATGGTATTTTAGAAAGACAGTTTGCAAACTTATTCGAGAAAGCACACAGAAGTAAAGGTGTAACAGGTGAAGTTCTATTACAGCTTTGTGAATCAAGATTGGATAACGTTGTATACAGATTAGGGTTTGCTAAAACCAGAGCTGGTGCAAGACAGTTAACTTCTCACAGACACATTACTGTGAATGGTGAGATCCTTAACATTCCTTCTTATTTAGTAAAAGCTGGTGATGTAATCGCTGTAAGAGAGAAATCTAAATCTCTTGAAGTTGTTACTGATGCATTAGCTTCTAAAGCAAACTATGAGTGGTTACAATTCAACGATGAGAAAAAAGAAGGTACTTTCGTATCTGCACCTGAAAGAATCCAAATTCCGGAGGAAATCAAGGAACAGCTTATCGTCGAACTTTACTCTAAATAA
- the rpsE gene encoding 30S ribosomal protein S5, whose amino-acid sequence MLGLDNIERVKPGGLELKDRLVAVNRVTKVTKGGRAFGFSAIVVVGNEEGVIGYGLGKSKEVASAIAKAVEDAKKNLVKVPVMNHTIPHQTTARYGGADIFLRPASHGTGLIAGGAVRAVLESAGIHDILSKSKGSSNPHNVVKATFKALLDIRRPEEIARMRGVSLTKVFNG is encoded by the coding sequence ATGTTAGGACTAGATAATATAGAAAGAGTAAAACCGGGAGGATTAGAATTAAAAGATCGTCTCGTAGCTGTAAACAGAGTAACAAAAGTAACTAAAGGTGGTAGAGCATTCGGTTTTTCTGCTATCGTAGTTGTTGGAAATGAAGAAGGAGTTATTGGTTACGGTTTAGGAAAATCTAAAGAGGTTGCTTCTGCAATTGCTAAAGCAGTTGAAGATGCTAAGAAAAATCTTGTGAAAGTTCCTGTAATGAACCATACAATTCCTCACCAAACTACTGCTAGATACGGTGGTGCAGATATCTTCTTAAGACCTGCTTCTCACGGTACAGGATTGATCGCAGGTGGTGCGGTTAGAGCAGTATTGGAATCTGCTGGTATTCACGATATCCTTTCAAAATCTAAAGGATCTTCTAACCCTCACAACGTTGTGAAAGCTACTTTCAAAGCATTGTTAGATATCAGAAGACCTGAAGAAATTGCAAGAATGAGAGGAGTTTCTCTAACTAAAGTGTTTAACGGTTAA
- the rplN gene encoding 50S ribosomal protein L14, with the protein MLQTESRLKVADNTGAKEVLVIRVLGGTRRRYASVGDKIVVTIKDSTPSGNAKKGQVSKAVVVRTKKAVRRKDGSYIKFEDNACVLLNAGGEMRGTRVFGPVARELRDKEYMKIISLAPEVL; encoded by the coding sequence ATGTTACAAACAGAATCAAGATTAAAAGTTGCTGATAACACAGGTGCTAAAGAAGTATTGGTTATCAGAGTTCTGGGAGGAACCAGAAGAAGATATGCTTCAGTTGGTGATAAAATCGTAGTTACTATTAAAGATTCTACACCATCAGGAAACGCAAAAAAAGGTCAGGTATCTAAAGCAGTTGTAGTAAGAACTAAAAAAGCAGTAAGAAGAAAAGATGGTTCATACATCAAATTCGAAGACAATGCTTGTGTTTTACTTAACGCTGGAGGAGAAATGAGAGGAACGCGTGTTTTCGGACCAGTTGCTCGTGAGTTGAGAGACAAAGAATATATGAAAATCATTTCATTAGCTCCTGAAGTACTTTAA
- the rpmC gene encoding 50S ribosomal protein L29 gives MKKAEIKNLSAEDIQAKLAEAKAEFTKMKLAHRISPLENPIQIRDLRKTIARLNTELTTKQQ, from the coding sequence ATGAAAAAAGCTGAAATTAAAAATCTAAGCGCAGAAGATATTCAAGCTAAATTGGCTGAAGCTAAAGCTGAGTTCACTAAAATGAAATTGGCTCACAGAATTAGCCCGCTTGAAAATCCAATTCAAATCAGAGATTTGAGAAAGACAATTGCAAGACTGAATACTGAGTTAACCACTAAACAACAATAA
- the rplE gene encoding 50S ribosomal protein L5 — MEYIARPKKAYKETIVPAMMEEFGYKSVMQVPKLEKIILSQGLGDATADKKIIDYAVEELTNITGQKAVGTISKKDEAAFKLRKGMPVGAKVTLRAAKMYEFLDRLTSSALPRIRDFSGIKADGFDGRGNYNLGITEQIIFPEIVIDKVKKIQGMDITFVTTAKTDKEAKALLTHFGLPFKKN, encoded by the coding sequence ATGGAATATATAGCAAGACCCAAGAAAGCATATAAAGAAACAATTGTTCCTGCAATGATGGAAGAATTTGGGTACAAATCTGTAATGCAGGTGCCTAAATTAGAAAAAATCATCTTATCTCAAGGATTAGGTGATGCTACTGCAGACAAAAAAATCATTGATTATGCTGTAGAAGAACTTACAAACATTACTGGTCAAAAGGCTGTAGGTACAATCTCTAAGAAAGATGAAGCTGCCTTCAAACTAAGAAAAGGTATGCCTGTAGGTGCTAAAGTAACTCTAAGAGCTGCTAAAATGTACGAATTCTTAGATAGACTTACTTCTTCTGCTTTACCACGTATTAGAGATTTCTCTGGTATCAAAGCTGATGGTTTCGATGGTAGAGGTAATTATAACTTAGGTATTACTGAGCAAATTATCTTCCCTGAAATCGTAATTGACAAAGTGAAGAAAATTCAAGGAATGGACATTACTTTCGTTACAACTGCAAAAACAGATAAAGAAGCGAAAGCATTATTAACTCACTTCGGTTTACCATTTAAAAAGAACTAA
- the rpsH gene encoding 30S ribosomal protein S8 — protein sequence MVTDPISDFLTRVRNAQSAGHKVVEIPASKIKKELTKILFDQGYILNFKFEDSAVQGTIKIALKYDKQTSKPAIKSIQRASRPGLRQYKGSTELPRVLNGLGIAIISTSRGVMTDKKAREEKVGGEVICYVY from the coding sequence ATGGTAACAGATCCAATTTCAGATTTCCTAACAAGAGTAAGGAACGCACAAAGCGCAGGCCACAAAGTGGTGGAAATTCCTGCATCGAAAATCAAAAAGGAGCTTACGAAAATCTTATTTGATCAAGGGTATATCTTAAACTTCAAGTTTGAAGATAGCGCTGTTCAAGGAACGATTAAAATAGCTTTGAAGTATGACAAGCAAACTAGCAAGCCTGCAATCAAGTCTATCCAAAGAGCTTCAAGACCAGGTCTAAGACAATACAAAGGTTCTACTGAACTTCCAAGAGTATTGAACGGTTTGGGTATCGCTATTATCTCTACTTCTAGAGGGGTAATGACAGATAAAAAAGCTAGAGAAGAAAAGGTAGGTGGAGAAGTAATCTGCTATGTTTATTAA
- the rplP gene encoding 50S ribosomal protein L16 codes for MLQPKRTKFRKVHKMKMKGIAQRGNQLAYGTFGIKATEGAWITARQIEAARIAATRYMKREGQLWIKIFPDKPITKKPAEVRMGKGKGAVEYWVAVVKPGKILFEIGGVSYEIAKEALRLAAQKLPVVTNFVVANDFVKPL; via the coding sequence ATGTTACAACCAAAAAGAACCAAATTTCGTAAAGTTCATAAGATGAAGATGAAGGGGATTGCTCAGAGAGGTAATCAACTTGCTTACGGAACTTTCGGAATCAAAGCTACGGAAGGAGCTTGGATCACTGCAAGACAAATTGAAGCTGCTCGTATCGCTGCGACAAGATATATGAAGAGAGAAGGTCAACTATGGATCAAAATATTCCCGGATAAGCCGATTACTAAAAAACCAGCCGAAGTAAGGATGGGTAAAGGTAAAGGTGCTGTGGAATATTGGGTAGCTGTAGTAAAACCAGGTAAAATTTTATTCGAAATCGGAGGAGTATCTTACGAAATCGCTAAAGAAGCATTAAGACTTGCTGCACAAAAATTACCGGTAGTTACCAATTTTGTAGTTGCTAATGATTTTGTTAAACCTCTATAA
- the rplF gene encoding 50S ribosomal protein L6 translates to MSRIGKAIITIPAGVTITEKDGVVTAKGPKGELSQELTDGITLEQKDGELTFSRPSDSKQHRALHGLYRALINNMIVGVNEGFEKKLELVGVGYRASHSGQKLELALGFSHGIVLELPSEVKIDTLTEKGKNPIITLTSYDKQLLGMVAAKIRSFRKPEPYKGKGVRFVGENVRRKAGKSA, encoded by the coding sequence ATGTCAAGAATTGGTAAAGCAATTATAACAATTCCAGCTGGGGTTACTATCACTGAAAAAGACGGTGTGGTAACTGCAAAAGGTCCTAAAGGAGAACTTTCTCAGGAACTTACAGATGGAATTACTTTAGAACAAAAAGATGGTGAGCTTACATTTAGCAGACCGTCTGATTCTAAACAACACAGAGCGTTACATGGTTTATACCGAGCGTTAATCAACAACATGATTGTTGGTGTAAATGAAGGTTTCGAAAAGAAACTAGAACTAGTAGGGGTAGGGTACAGAGCTTCTCACTCAGGTCAAAAACTTGAGTTGGCTTTAGGATTCTCTCACGGTATCGTATTAGAACTTCCAAGTGAAGTTAAAATTGATACATTGACTGAAAAAGGTAAAAATCCAATTATTACTTTAACGTCTTACGACAAGCAACTTCTTGGAATGGTGGCTGCAAAGATCCGTTCATTCAGAAAGCCTGAACCGTACAAAGGAAAAGGTGTGAGATTCGTTGGTGAAAATGTTAGACGTAAAGCTGGTAAATCTGCTTAA
- the rpsK gene encoding 30S ribosomal protein S11: MAKQSKVVKKRKVKVEAIGEAHIQASFNNIIISLTNKSGEVISWASAGKMGFRGSKKNTPFAAQMAAENCSNVAHEAGLRRVKVFVKGPGAGRESAIRTIHNSGIEVSEIIDVTPMPHNGCRPPKRRRV; this comes from the coding sequence ATGGCAAAACAAAGTAAAGTAGTTAAAAAAAGAAAAGTAAAAGTTGAAGCTATTGGTGAAGCACATATTCAAGCTTCTTTCAATAACATCATCATTTCTTTAACAAATAAAAGCGGAGAAGTTATCTCTTGGGCATCTGCCGGTAAAATGGGTTTCAGAGGTTCTAAAAAGAATACTCCATTTGCTGCTCAAATGGCAGCTGAAAATTGCTCTAACGTTGCTCATGAAGCTGGGTTAAGAAGAGTAAAGGTGTTTGTGAAAGGTCCAGGTGCAGGTAGAGAATCTGCGATCAGAACTATTCACAATTCAGGAATTGAAGTTAGCGAAATCATTGATGTGACTCCTATGCCACACAATGGATGTAGACCACCAAAAAGAAGAAGAGTTTAA
- the infA gene encoding translation initiation factor IF-1 yields the protein MAKQKHIEQDGVITEALSNAQFRVELENGHILIAHISGKMRMHYIKLLPGDKVKLEMSPYDLTKGRITFRY from the coding sequence ATGGCAAAACAAAAACATATTGAACAAGACGGCGTGATTACGGAAGCACTTTCGAACGCCCAGTTCCGTGTAGAACTAGAAAATGGGCATATACTTATTGCTCATATTTCTGGGAAAATGAGAATGCATTATATTAAACTTTTACCTGGTGATAAGGTAAAACTAGAAATGTCTCCCTATGATTTAACAAAAGGGAGAATTACATTTAGATATTAA
- the rpsN gene encoding 30S ribosomal protein S14 codes for MAKESMKARERKREALVAKYADKRKALKEAGDHEGLQKLPKNASPVRLHNRCKLTGRPRGYMRTFGISRVTFREMANNGLIPGVKKASW; via the coding sequence ATGGCTAAAGAATCAATGAAAGCGCGTGAGCGCAAAAGAGAAGCACTAGTTGCTAAATACGCTGACAAAAGAAAAGCTTTAAAAGAAGCAGGTGATCATGAAGGACTTCAGAAATTACCTAAAAATGCTTCTCCTGTAAGATTACACAACAGATGTAAACTAACAGGTAGACCAAGAGGATATATGAGAACGTTTGGTATTTCCAGAGTAACTTTCAGAGAAATGGCAAACAACGGACTTATCCCGGGAGTTAAAAAAGCTAGTTGGTAA
- the secY gene encoding preprotein translocase subunit SecY, with translation MKEFIQTLKNIWSLKELRDKIIFTLGIILVYRFASYISLPAINLAQVGDLLEHYKSQGGNKQGAGLLGLLSSFTGGAFSHASVMALGIMPYISASIIVQLMGMAIPYLQKLQKDGESGRNTLNQITRWLTIGVCLVQAPSYLTSITQLFLPYAQFQSAYYVEPNSIMFWLPSIVILVAGSVFAMWLGEKITDKGIGNGISILIMVGILSRLPEAFVQEMAVQNGKGGMGSIMILIEVIFWMLVVLLAVVLSVAVRKIPIQYVSRAQARGGVNRNLMQGARQWIPLKVNAAGVMPIIFAQALMFVPGLLTKFDESNTFLAGFKNVFSWQYNVLFALLIIIFSFFYTAITIPVNQMADDLKRNGGLVPKVRPGKETADYLDDILSKITLPGAIFLSIFAILPAIVHGSFVQTDAFALFFGGTSLLIMVGVILDTVQQINTYLLNHHYDGLMQSKLSRTTGY, from the coding sequence ATGAAAGAATTTATACAAACACTTAAAAATATTTGGAGTCTTAAAGAACTTAGAGATAAAATTATCTTCACTTTAGGAATTATCCTTGTGTATAGATTCGCATCTTATATCTCTCTACCTGCAATTAACCTTGCACAAGTAGGAGATCTCTTAGAGCATTATAAAAGTCAAGGCGGTAACAAGCAAGGAGCAGGTCTCCTTGGCTTGCTTTCGTCGTTTACGGGGGGGGCTTTCAGTCACGCTTCCGTTATGGCACTAGGTATAATGCCTTATATTTCAGCTTCTATTATTGTTCAGTTGATGGGAATGGCTATTCCTTATCTTCAGAAACTTCAGAAAGATGGAGAGTCAGGTAGAAATACGTTGAATCAAATTACTAGATGGTTGACTATCGGAGTTTGTTTAGTACAAGCACCTTCTTATTTAACTTCTATTACTCAATTATTCTTACCGTATGCTCAATTCCAGTCTGCATACTATGTAGAGCCAAATTCTATTATGTTCTGGTTACCAAGTATTGTGATTTTGGTTGCCGGTTCAGTATTTGCAATGTGGCTAGGTGAAAAGATTACCGACAAGGGAATCGGAAATGGTATCTCTATCCTTATTATGGTGGGGATCCTTTCAAGATTACCTGAGGCATTCGTACAGGAGATGGCCGTGCAGAACGGAAAAGGAGGAATGGGATCTATTATGATCCTTATTGAAGTGATATTCTGGATGTTGGTTGTTCTTTTAGCAGTAGTATTATCTGTTGCTGTAAGGAAGATTCCAATTCAATATGTAAGCAGAGCTCAAGCAAGAGGAGGTGTAAATAGAAATCTTATGCAAGGAGCAAGACAATGGATCCCATTGAAAGTTAATGCTGCCGGAGTTATGCCAATTATCTTTGCTCAGGCATTGATGTTCGTACCTGGTTTATTAACAAAATTCGATGAGTCTAATACTTTTCTTGCAGGTTTCAAGAATGTTTTTAGCTGGCAGTACAATGTATTGTTCGCTTTGCTGATTATAATCTTTTCATTTTTCTATACTGCAATTACAATTCCGGTGAACCAAATGGCTGATGATTTGAAGAGAAACGGAGGTTTAGTACCGAAAGTAAGACCCGGAAAAGAAACTGCTGATTATTTAGATGATATTTTATCAAAAATAACCTTGCCAGGTGCAATATTTTTGTCTATCTTTGCAATCCTTCCGGCAATTGTGCATGGAAGCTTCGTTCAGACGGATGCGTTCGCCCTATTTTTCGGGGGAACATCACTATTAATTATGGTGGGAGTTATTTTAGATACTGTTCAACAGATTAATACATATCTGCTGAACCATCATTATGATGGCTTAATGCAGTCTAAATTGTCAAGAACGACTGGATATTAA
- the rplV gene encoding 50S ribosomal protein L22, producing MGSRKQDSSIARKEANKDVVKASLNDCPSSPRKMRLVADIIRGEQVDKALYILKYSKKEASNKLEKLLLSAMANWQTKNEGADIEEANLIVKEIFVDSARQLKRLRPAPQGRGHRIRKRSNHVTLILGNKEN from the coding sequence ATGGGATCAAGAAAACAAGATAGTTCAATCGCAAGAAAAGAAGCTAACAAAGACGTAGTAAAAGCTTCATTAAATGACTGCCCATCATCTCCAAGAAAAATGAGATTAGTTGCTGATATCATTAGAGGAGAGCAGGTAGATAAAGCTCTTTATATCTTAAAATATTCTAAAAAAGAAGCATCTAACAAGTTAGAGAAATTACTTCTTTCTGCTATGGCAAACTGGCAGACTAAAAACGAAGGTGCAGATATTGAAGAAGCAAACCTTATCGTTAAAGAAATATTCGTGGATAGCGCAAGACAATTGAAGAGACTAAGACCAGCTCCACAAGGTAGAGGTCATAGAATCAGAAAAAGATCTAACCACGTTACATTAATCTTAGGTAATAAAGAAAATTAA
- the rpmJ gene encoding 50S ribosomal protein L36: protein MKVRASIKKRSADCKIVRRKGVLFVINKKNPKFKQRQG, encoded by the coding sequence ATGAAAGTTAGAGCATCAATTAAAAAAAGAAGTGCTGATTGCAAGATTGTACGCAGAAAGGGTGTACTGTTTGTAATCAACAAGAAGAACCCAAAATTTAAACAAAGACAAGGCTAA
- the rplO gene encoding 50S ribosomal protein L15 → MNLNNIKPAAGATHNSKRIGRGQGSGKGGTATKGHKGQKARAGYSQKIGFEGGQMPLQRRLPKFGFKNVNRKEFRAINLDSIQILIENKSITGDITKEVLVQNGLATKNELVKIMGRGELKSAVSISADKFTKSAEELIAKAGGKAITL, encoded by the coding sequence ATGAATTTAAATAACATAAAACCTGCTGCAGGTGCAACTCATAATTCTAAAAGAATTGGTAGAGGGCAAGGTAGTGGAAAAGGAGGTACTGCTACGAAAGGACATAAAGGTCAAAAAGCAAGAGCTGGTTATTCTCAGAAAATCGGTTTCGAAGGTGGACAGATGCCTTTACAAAGAAGATTACCTAAATTCGGTTTCAAAAATGTAAACAGAAAAGAATTTAGAGCGATCAACCTAGACAGTATTCAAATTTTAATTGAAAATAAATCTATTACAGGAGATATTACAAAAGAAGTTTTAGTACAAAACGGGCTAGCTACTAAAAACGAATTAGTAAAAATTATGGGTAGAGGAGAATTGAAATCTGCGGTTTCAATCTCTGCTGATAAATTTACTAAATCTGCTGAAGAGCTTATTGCTAAAGCAGGTGGAAAAGCAATTACATTATAA
- the rpsC gene encoding 30S ribosomal protein S3: MGQKTNPIGNRLGIIRGWDSNWFGGNDYGDRIAEDYKIRRYLEARLSKGGISKIYIERTLKLVTVTITTARPGLIIGKGGQEVDKLKEELKKLTKKDIQINIFEIKRPELDAVLVADSIAKQIENRISYRRAVKMAIASTMRMGAEGIKVQISGRLNGAEMARSESFKDGRIPLSTFRADIDYHIGEALTQYGKLGVKVWIMKGEVYGKRELSPLVGQQKKGPSGGGNRGDRDNRRPSRDKKNN; encoded by the coding sequence ATGGGACAGAAGACAAATCCAATTGGTAACAGATTAGGTATCATCAGAGGATGGGATTCTAACTGGTTTGGTGGAAACGATTATGGAGACAGAATCGCTGAAGACTACAAAATCAGAAGATACCTTGAAGCTAGATTATCTAAAGGTGGTATTTCAAAAATTTATATTGAAAGAACACTAAAATTAGTAACAGTTACAATTACTACTGCTAGACCGGGACTTATCATCGGTAAAGGAGGTCAGGAAGTTGATAAATTAAAAGAAGAGTTGAAGAAATTGACTAAAAAGGATATTCAAATCAACATCTTTGAAATCAAAAGACCTGAACTTGATGCAGTATTAGTAGCTGATAGCATTGCTAAGCAAATTGAAAACAGAATTTCTTACAGAAGAGCTGTTAAAATGGCGATCGCAAGCACAATGAGAATGGGTGCAGAAGGTATCAAAGTTCAAATCTCTGGTAGATTGAACGGTGCTGAAATGGCAAGAAGCGAATCTTTCAAAGACGGAAGAATTCCATTGTCTACTTTCAGAGCTGATATCGACTATCATATTGGTGAAGCATTGACTCAATATGGTAAACTTGGAGTAAAAGTTTGGATCATGAAAGGTGAAGTTTACGGTAAAAGAGAACTTTCTCCACTAGTGGGACAACAGAAAAAAGGACCTTCAGGAGGTGGAAATAGAGGAGACAGAGATAACAGAAGACCTTCAAGAGATAAAAAAAATAATTAA
- the rplR gene encoding 50S ribosomal protein L18, translating to MALSKLEKRIRIKRRVRGKISGSSELPRLSVYKSNKEIYAQLIDDKDGKTLVSASSREKGVDAKGTKIEVSAAVGKAIAAKAVAAGIETIVFDRNGFVYHGRVKALADGAREGGLKF from the coding sequence ATGGCATTAAGTAAATTAGAAAAAAGAATAAGAATAAAAAGAAGAGTAAGAGGAAAAATCTCTGGATCTTCTGAATTGCCAAGATTATCGGTATATAAGAGTAATAAGGAAATTTACGCTCAGTTAATCGACGATAAAGACGGTAAAACTTTAGTATCTGCCTCTTCAAGAGAGAAAGGTGTTGATGCTAAAGGAACAAAGATTGAAGTTTCTGCTGCTGTTGGTAAGGCTATTGCTGCTAAGGCAGTTGCTGCAGGAATTGAAACTATTGTGTTTGATAGAAACGGATTCGTATATCATGGAAGAGTGAAAGCTCTAGCTGATGGTGCGAGAGAAGGAGGACTTAAATTCTAA